The genomic interval TCAAAATCGATCGAATTCTGATTTTTGAAAAGAATAAATTAAATTTTAAAACGAATTCTATTTCTTCTTATCAAATTCTATAAAAAATAGATCATTCTATTATGAAAGAAATGAAATTACGTTCTGATTTAAAATTACAATATAAAAAGTGAATATTACGGTATTATTGTAATTCAAATCGATCTATCATGAAATTAAATATTTTGTCGTCACAATATTCAGATTATTTGGATAAATTCTGCCCGAGCGGACATGAAAAATTCTTTTATTGATTCTGATTATAATGTGAAAGCTAGCGTTTTTTAAAAGGTGCTTGGTCAAATTTTAATCCGAACAAGAATGTACTTAAGGATTTGAAAAGAAGAGAGATCGATAAGCCAGACCAATTTTATAAGAGGCGAATCAGCTATTGTCTTGTTTTCAATCTTTTGTTCGAATTAAATTTAGAAGAAAGGAGAGCGAGAAATAAATTTCGGAAGTGGGTTTCGGAAAATGATAAGGTTCCATTTTCTTAGATCGGGAGATTGTGAAATGGGGAAGGGTTCTCTCTTCAGATTATATTTTGGAAAGTTAACTCAAAACCTCATTTCCTTCGTTTCTTTTTCAAAGGATGAATCCTCAGAAATTGAAATGGACTCAAATTTTCTCGGAAGCCAAGAATTTCTATTTTGGATCAGAAAACATTTTCCAGTCGTAAATTAGAAAAATAGAAAATTCTAATTCCACTCTGAAGGGATTTGTTGATTCGATTTGAAATTGCTTATCACTTAGGTTATAAATTGAAAGGAAAAGGATCTATTTTACTGTAAAATCTTAGAATGCTTTCTCGCTTTCAAGATGTTCCGTTGGATCGCGACCTCGATTCTCGAACCTATAGCTATGCCCTGTACAATTTCGGGGGAGACCTTTTGTATTCGGACATCGAATACGATTCTTTGCTGAAGTCGGATTCGAAACTCAGCAGAACCATCGAGAGATTTTTAGAATATGGCAATATCTATGCGCATGGGGCGGGGATTCGAAAAGTAAGAGCCGATCGCCGCATTCGGTTAGTGGTTCGTTCCGCTTTGGATCGTGTTTATAAGATCAATTTTGAAACGAACTCCAAAAGTAAGGTTGTTTTTGTTCATATCGAATCTACGACTCAGGCTTCGATCAATTCGGAAAAACACCGTGTTCAAAGATTTCGTTCTCTCCGAAATGGTCTTCTTCGCTCTCTCAAATTGCAGAGCACGTATTTTTATCTCGTCAATATTGAAATTTACAACCATCCCTTCCTTCATCAGTTCGAAAATCAGATCTATGAAGCCGTTTTTCTGGATTTACACGCTGAATTTTTAACGATCACGAATTCTCAGAATTTGGGATTTCGGGTTTCCGCAAATCAGATATTCTTTTCTTATCAGATCAACAAACCGGACGTTGATATCAATTGGATTCCTTCCAGTTTAATCTCTTATATGAAGAATACGATTCAAGTGGAAGGCCATGAATTTCACCTCAAGTTGTCGATCGGAGGTTATCATACGGCGGAATTGGATGCGACCCCGCTTCAGATTTTAAGAGGACTCCGAAGCAATCTAAATCAGGTGATTGAATATCCGTTTAGTCGCTATGCGACAGAAAGCCAAAACGACTCTTCTCAGATGATCGCAACGTATTTGTCTTTGAGAAACTCCGTTCATAAAAAAGAACTTTTTCTTCATTATCAACCGATTCTTTCCGCCGAGACAAGAACCCTTCATTCGTTAGAAGCGCTTTCCCGTTGGAATCAATCGGAAAAGGGGATGATCAGTCCTGACATATTCATTCCACTTGCGGAAGAATCGGGTCTGATCAGCTCAATCGGGTCCTGGGTGATACGCAACGCGTTTCGAGATTTTATGGAATTGAAACGACGTTGTCCGTCTTCCGACTTTATCTGTTCGATTAATATTTCTCCATTTCAGCTTAAGAATCCGGAATTTGCAGATAATCTGATTTTTTACTTTTCTAACTTAAGTCTTTCTCCTTCTTCTGTGATCTTGGAAATTACGGAAAGTCGCTACGAGGAAACCCCATTGATCATAGAACAAATGTCTATTTTGAAAAAATTCGGATTTCAGATTGCGATCGATGATTTTGGAGTAGGCAATTCCAACTTTTCCCGAATTGAAAAGATCGAAAGTGATTATGTAAAACTGGATAAAAGTCTGATCTTGGGTACGGATTCAAATTTGAGTAAAAGAAGTGTACTCAAAGCGATTTCGCAGGTGTTGCTTTCCCTCGGTAAAAAAACCGTTTTCGAAGGAATTGAAAATTCTACTCTAGAAAAGATTGCAATCGATTGTGGTGCAAATTACCTACAAGGATTTCTTTATGGAAAGCCTTCGAATCTTTATGATCTTCCTTTTCTTACACTCGCAGGTGGACCAAAGTAAAATTCTTTAAACTGAAGTCGAAAATTTATTTCATACACGGACGGGTCTAAGTATGATTCGTTCTTCGTATACGCCTAATGAACGTTATACGGGATAAAAACGAACTCCAATTGTAGGTCATTTTGTAAATGTATGGATGCCATTCGTAAAAAAGTGTTCCAGTTATAGAATGCGGCGAAGTATCTCTGAAATCCTATACACTCTACAAAGTATAAGAAACAATTGAAATTTTAAAAATTCGATTGTCATTCTTCCTTTGAAAAGAGCGAATAACGTGGAATTGAATGGAACCCGGATTTGGATTCGATGTTAGATTCCGTTTCGTGAATACGAGTAAAAAAGGGAGAGGAAAGGTTTTTTTAGAGAGGAAACAAATGCAGGTTAGCAACGAGTTCGTTACGTTCCATGGGAAAGGAGCCGCCACAAGAGTGATGTGGATTAAGCTCTCCGGTGTAGTTGACAACCGTTCCATTATGAATGTGAGGGATGTAATTCTTTCGATTCTCGACGATTATTCCGGGATTTACATTCTGGATCTAAATCGAATTGAAAACGAGGACTTCCCCAATCTTACGAATTTT from Leptospira stimsonii carries:
- a CDS encoding EAL domain-containing protein yields the protein MLSRFQDVPLDRDLDSRTYSYALYNFGGDLLYSDIEYDSLLKSDSKLSRTIERFLEYGNIYAHGAGIRKVRADRRIRLVVRSALDRVYKINFETNSKSKVVFVHIESTTQASINSEKHRVQRFRSLRNGLLRSLKLQSTYFYLVNIEIYNHPFLHQFENQIYEAVFLDLHAEFLTITNSQNLGFRVSANQIFFSYQINKPDVDINWIPSSLISYMKNTIQVEGHEFHLKLSIGGYHTAELDATPLQILRGLRSNLNQVIEYPFSRYATESQNDSSQMIATYLSLRNSVHKKELFLHYQPILSAETRTLHSLEALSRWNQSEKGMISPDIFIPLAEESGLISSIGSWVIRNAFRDFMELKRRCPSSDFICSINISPFQLKNPEFADNLIFYFSNLSLSPSSVILEITESRYEETPLIIEQMSILKKFGFQIAIDDFGVGNSNFSRIEKIESDYVKLDKSLILGTDSNLSKRSVLKAISQVLLSLGKKTVFEGIENSTLEKIAIDCGANYLQGFLYGKPSNLYDLPFLTLAGGPK